In Garra rufa chromosome 15, GarRuf1.0, whole genome shotgun sequence, a single genomic region encodes these proteins:
- the mecp2 gene encoding methyl-CpG-binding protein 2 gives MAAAESGEERLGEDKNEDQEGPKDKTQKQKKNKRERQDVEKLEATVSVPPPLPLLTQGDVGQQTEAGKSEPVDPEVGAALSAPESSASAKQRRSIIRDRGPLYDDPSLPQGWTRKLKQRKSGRSAGKFDVYLINPEGKAFRSKVELMAYFQKVGDTTTDPNDFDFTVTGRGSPSRREKRPPKKPKVVKPSGRGRGRPKGSGKVRQATEGVAVKRVVEKSPGKLLVKMPFVAPKTEPGAPAGQAPVAKVRRGRKRKSEQEPASTPKKRGRKPAVASQTAVGAGSAAAYAAAAILTAEAKKKAQKESSVKPVQERALPIKKRKTRETLEELEGSTTSTTETFTPGIAKRLTASTVTPTGEEAETGQKSHKHPGRKHKEASTDPGNGSSGSGTATSGSGSKSHKKRDQRGQHFKHHHHHHHHQHHHLQAMPPSTYTPQAHQLSLGHSTQGGPPAAMENEPQDLSTSRPKAEQVACREEARTDRDAQNASKMASSDLRGQQTSVTGDGKELRDIVPPSAVPRPSREETVESRTPVSEPVS, from the exons atggccGCCGCAGAGAGCGGAGAGGAGAGACT AGGTGAGGACAAGAATGAAGACCAGGAGGGCCCAAAAGACAAGACGCAGAagcagaagaaaaacaaaaggGAACGGCAAGATGTGGAAAAACTCGAGGCCACAGTGTCCGTTCCTCCACCCCTGCCCCTCCTTACGCAGGGGGATGTTGGACAACAGACGGAGGCAGGGAAGTCTGAACCCGTTGACCCTGAAGTTGGAGCTGCTCTCAGCGCTCCAGAATCTTCCGCGTCGGCCAAGCAGCGGCGTTCCATCATTCGGGACAGAGGCCCGCTGTATGACGACCCTTCACTGCCTCAAGGTTGGACGCGCAAGCTGAAACAGCGCAAGTCGGGGCGATCCGCTGGAAAATTTGATGTCTACCTGATCAA cccaGAAGGGAAAGCCTTCCGTTCCAAAGTGGAGCTTATGGCGTACTTCCAAAAGGTGGGCGATACCACCACGGATCCTAATGACTTTGACTTCACAGTTACTGGCCGAGGGAGCCCCTCTCGCAGAGAAAAGAGACCGCCAAAGAAGCCAAAAGTGGTCAAACCCTCTGGACGCGGGAGGGGTCGGCCAAAAGGCAGCGGCAAGGTACGGCAGGCCACGGAAGGGGTGGCAGTAAAGCGTGTCGTAGAAAAGAGTCCAGGAAAACTCCTTGTAAAGATGCCCTTTGTGGCCCCCAAAACTGAACCAGGGGCTCCAGCGGGGCAAGCGCCAGTTGCCAAAGTGCGCCGAGGGCGCAAGCGGAAATCGGAACAGGAACCGGCGAGCACCCCCAAAAAACGTGGCCGCAAGCCAGCAGTCGCTTCACAGACGGCAGTGGGGGCGGGCTCAGCCGCGGCCTACGCCGCCGCGGCCATTCTCACCGCTGAGGCCAAGAAAAAAGCTCAGAAGGAGTCTTCCGTAAAGCCTGTTCAGGAGAGGGCACTTCCTATCAAGAAACGCAAAACCCGAGAGACTTTAGAGGAGTTGGAAGGATCCACCACATCCACGACAGAGACGTTCACACCAGGGATAGCAAAACGACTGACTGCATCAACTGTGACCCCTACAGGGGAGGAGGCAGAAACGGGACAAAAGTCTCACAAGCATCCCGGCCGGAAGCACAAAGAGGCGTCCACGGATCCGGGGAACGGCAGCAGCGGCAGCGGGACGGCAACAAGCGGCAGCGGATCGAAGAGTCACAAGAAGAGAGATCAGCGAGGGCAGCACTTTAAACACCACCACCATCATCACCACCACCAACACCACCATCTGCAGGCCATGCCGCCCTCCACCTACACTCCACAGGCTCACCAGCTCTCCCTGGGTCACTCCACGCAAGGGGGGCCACCTGCGGCCATGGAAAACGAACCCCAGGACTTGAGCACCTCCAGGCCCAAAGCAGAGCAAGTGGCCTGCAGAGAGGAAGCCAGAACTGATAGAGACGCTCAGAAcgcaagcaagatggcctcctCTGACCTGAGAGGGCAGCAGACGTCTGTGACGGGGGACGGCAAGGAGCTGAGAGACATTGTTCCTCCCTCCGCCGTCCCGAGGCCGAGCCGAGAGGAAACGGTCGAGTCCCGGACACCAGTGAGCGAGCCAGTGAGCTGA
- the irak1 gene encoding interleukin-1 receptor-associated kinase 1 isoform X1, translating to MSGAEFDREFLYNLPASVINHFIRVMDSLSHSDWILFASQVISDQTELRLLEQSSRRTDNLMHKWGCRNGTVGELLKILEGLQWFRARDIILEYRRIPQVRSELQSPTVVPPVPACPNSTVTKEFLPVPEIRPLPKPSPPPPDLDSMESRISNKECPCENRVDPPPYSSTAMSWPFEEIQNGTCNFSPCKQIGEGGFGHVYKAVMRNTEFAVKKLKEDSHLDWNVVKESFRTEVEKLSQYRHPNIMDFVGYSIEGQTYCLIYVYMPNGSLEDRLQCKDSYALSWSQRVNVLLGTAKAIQYLHSCSPALIHGDIKSSNILLGEHLESKLGDFGLARFCRNPSKTPGKTSTVAQTSTVRGTLAYLPEEYLKDGQLGVEIDIYSFGVVMLEVLTGRQALEVDGKSRTVYLKDLVNEEEDDGRSFSKGKHSRELSFAHAAQNICRKHLDPRLMTKDTPAPHGSMEISQLACQCLDRRRKRRPRMTEVFKALQDVHSGLKTSGRSTTVKMSPIPSHPSTPQPLCSDSSSLDSLTHQFSKLHPQENTYPCLHKTVCPILTSVVTQSSCLESELNDESWASQSSGMPCESDESQGFSQYVTSHCSKAQATSCGACSIQSTKTRSSLADNPSQSSPNEDFSDQKVFVNPVRQRLVQRIELYEEGRILTSDLLSSGASLYRDMNAETREPEESDEFETSGINMQSPAAV from the exons ATGTCTGGAGCGGAGTTTGACAGAGAGTTTCTGTACAACTTACCCGCGTCTGTTATAAATCACTTTATCCGGGTTATGGACTCACTTTCACATTCAGACTGGATATTGTTCG CTTCACAGGTAATATCGGACCAGACTGAACTACGTCTTTTGGAGCAAAGCTCCAGACGGACAGACAACCTCATGCACAAATGGGGCTGTCGAAACGGTACGGTTGGAGAACTTCTGAAGATTCTTGAGGGCTTGCAGTGGTTTAGAGCCCGTGATATCATCCTTGAAT ACAGACGTATACCGCAGGTACGTTCAGAGCTGCAGTCCCCTACAGTGGTGCCACCGGTCCCTGCATGTCCAAACAGTACAGTCACCAAAGAGTTTCTCCCTGTCCCTG AAATCAGGCCTCTACCCAAGCCTAGCCCCCCACCACCTGACCTGGACTCTATGGAATCAAGAATCTCAAATAAAGAG TGCCCGTGTGAGAACCGTGTGGATCCCCCGCCTTATTCCTCCACTGCGATGAGCTGGCCGTTTGAGGAAATACAGAACGGCACATGCAACTTTTCCCCGTGCAAGCAGATTGGTGAAGGAGGTTTCGGACACGTGTATAAAGCTGTGATGAGAAACACTGAGTTTGCTGTCAAGAAGCTAAAAGAG GACTCTCATTTAGACTGGAATGTTGTGAAGGAAAGTTTCAGGACGGAAGTGGAAAAACTGTCACA ATACAGACATCCCAACATAATGGACTTTGTTGGCTACAGTATAGAAGGACAAACTTATTGTTTAATATATGTTTATATGCCGAACGGCTCTTTAGAGGACCGGCTTCAATGTAAG gacAGTTACGCCCTCTCTTGGTCACAGCGTGTAAATGTATTGCTGGGCACTGCTAAAGCTATTCAGTACCTGCACTCTTGCTCACCCGCACTTATTCATGGAGATATCAAGAG CTCTAACATCCTTTTAGGGGAACACCTGGAGTCCAAGCTGGGGGACTTTGGATTGGCGCGCTTTTGTCGGAACCCCAGCAAAACCCCAGGCAAGACGTCCACCGTGGCTCAAACCTCAACGGTCCGGGGAACTCTCGCATACCTCCCAGAAGAATACCTGAAGGATGGACAGCTGGGAGTGGAAATCGACATCTACAGCTTTGGAGTG GTCATGCTAGAGGTACTTACTGGACGCCAGGCTCTGGAGGTCGATGGGAAATCCAGAACTGTTTACTTG AAAGATCTGGTAAATGAGGAGGAAGACGATGggagaagtttcagcaaagggaAACACTCACGGGAGCTGTCCTTTGCTCACGCAGCGCAGAACATCTGCAGAAAACATCTGGATCCTCGACTGATGACTAAAGACACACCTGCCCCTCATGGATCAATGGAAATCTCTCAGCTAGCTTGTCAGTGTTTAGACCGACGGCGGAAGAGGAGACCTCGCATGACGGAA gtgttcAAAGCACTTCAAGATGTGCATTCAGGGTTGAAGACCTCTGGCAGATCAACCACGGTCAAAATGTCTCCCATACCATCTCATCCATCCACCCCACAGCCTTTATGCTCCGACAGCAGCTCCCTAGACTCTCTCACCCATCAGTTCTCCAAACTCCACCCTCAAGAGAACACATACCCCTGCCTTCACAAGACTGTCTGTCCTATCTTGACCTCTGTAGTCACTCAGTCTAGCTGCTTGGAGTCAGAATTGAATGATGAATCATGGGCTTCACAGTCTTCTGGTATGCCGTGTGAATCGGACGAGAGTCAAGGCTTTTCTCAGTACGTGACGAGTCACTGTAGCAAAGCTCAGGCCACATCATGTGGGGCCTGTAGCATTCAGAGCACTAAAACAAGAAGTTCTCTAGCGGATAACCCTTCACAGTCCAGTCCGAATGAAG